A part of Pararoseomonas sp. SCSIO 73927 genomic DNA contains:
- a CDS encoding SMP-30/gluconolactonase/LRE family protein, whose protein sequence is MPKLPQPEIEVVHEGADIVGESPMWHPAERRLYWVDTRYPALQRLEADGTVRRWTMPNNIGSFVFRRGGGVVAGLKQGFAAVDLETGAVTPVLDPEPDKPENRLNDGRCDRRGRYWCGSRDPGDENPGGSLFRLSPDMTCERMDTGFIVSNGMAFSPDDRTMIFGDSRGETVWRYDFDIESGRIADRRVFLSTAGLPWRVDGATFDAEGYYWCALIGDGAIGRFDPEGRLDRIVRLPVSHPTMCNFGGPDLDVLYVTSGTVFLGEAERARQPLAGALLALHGLGVRGVPEPLFEG, encoded by the coding sequence CAGCCCGAAATCGAGGTCGTGCACGAGGGCGCCGACATCGTCGGGGAGAGCCCGATGTGGCACCCGGCGGAGCGACGCCTCTACTGGGTGGACACGCGATATCCCGCGCTGCAGCGGCTGGAGGCGGACGGCACGGTCCGCCGCTGGACCATGCCGAACAACATCGGCTCCTTCGTGTTCCGGCGCGGGGGCGGCGTGGTGGCCGGGCTGAAGCAGGGCTTCGCCGCGGTGGACCTGGAAACGGGGGCGGTGACGCCGGTGCTGGACCCGGAACCGGACAAGCCGGAGAACCGGCTGAACGACGGCCGCTGCGACCGGCGCGGGCGCTACTGGTGCGGCTCGCGCGACCCGGGCGACGAGAACCCCGGAGGATCGCTGTTCCGCCTCTCCCCGGACATGACGTGCGAGCGGATGGATACGGGCTTCATCGTGTCCAATGGGATGGCCTTCAGCCCGGACGACCGGACGATGATCTTTGGCGACAGCCGCGGGGAGACGGTGTGGCGCTACGATTTCGACATCGAGAGCGGGCGGATCGCCGACAGGCGCGTCTTCCTCTCGACCGCCGGCCTGCCCTGGCGCGTGGACGGCGCGACCTTCGACGCCGAGGGCTACTACTGGTGCGCCCTGATCGGGGACGGCGCGATCGGGCGCTTCGATCCGGAGGGGCGGCTGGACCGCATCGTGCGGCTGCCCGTCTCGCACCCCACCATGTGCAACTTCGGCGGACCGGACCTCGACGTGCTCTACGTCACCTCCGGCACCGTGTTCCTGGGCGAGGCGGAGCGGGCGCGGCAGCCGCTGGCCGGCGCTCTCCTCGCGCTCCATGGCCTCGGCGTGCGGGGCGTTCCCGAGCCGCTGTTCGAGGGCTGA
- a CDS encoding CoA transferase — translation MTEETAEGPLRGIRVLDLSRLVCGNMLTMLLGDFGADVVKVEEPGPGDPLRAWIADGIAAHWKVYGRNKRSIALDLRSAEGRAVLEHLAARADVLVEGFRPGTLERWGLAPAMLLERHPELVIVRISGFGQSGEYRMRPGYGSLIEGLSGFASRNGFPDRPPLLPSFPLADMVAGMMGAFATVSAVRAREAGGRGQVVDLSLLEPMVAMFGADAVLQGFKGTVRGRTGSQGASAAPRNTFLAGDGNWLTISAPMQSMTEKLFDAMGRPEMKSDPRFVTNTARLEHVEALEAEITAWLSTRSAAEAWATLDAAGVTAAPILDAAGLAADPHVLSRGVFRAVEDSELGEVTVPDVVPRLSGTPGAVRRPAPGVGQDSREILAEAGHDEAAIEALIAAKVVAESRKDA, via the coding sequence ATGACGGAAGAGACGGCGGAGGGACCCCTCCGTGGCATACGGGTTCTCGACCTGTCGCGGCTCGTCTGCGGCAACATGCTGACGATGCTGCTGGGCGACTTCGGCGCCGACGTCGTGAAGGTGGAGGAGCCGGGGCCGGGCGACCCGCTCCGCGCCTGGATCGCGGACGGCATCGCCGCGCACTGGAAGGTGTACGGGCGCAACAAGCGCAGCATCGCGCTCGACCTGCGCTCCGCCGAGGGGCGGGCGGTGCTGGAGCACCTGGCGGCGCGGGCGGACGTGCTGGTGGAGGGCTTTCGCCCCGGCACGCTGGAGCGCTGGGGCCTGGCACCGGCCATGCTGCTGGAGCGACACCCTGAGCTCGTCATCGTCCGCATCTCGGGCTTCGGGCAGTCGGGGGAGTACCGGATGCGGCCGGGCTACGGGTCGCTGATCGAGGGCCTGTCCGGCTTCGCCTCGCGCAACGGCTTTCCCGACCGCCCGCCGCTGCTGCCGAGCTTCCCACTGGCCGACATGGTGGCGGGCATGATGGGCGCTTTCGCCACCGTCTCGGCCGTGCGCGCGCGGGAGGCGGGCGGCCGGGGACAGGTCGTGGACCTCTCGCTGCTGGAGCCGATGGTGGCGATGTTCGGCGCTGACGCGGTGCTGCAGGGTTTCAAGGGCACCGTGCGCGGGCGCACGGGCAGCCAGGGCGCCTCGGCCGCCCCGCGCAACACCTTCCTGGCCGGCGACGGCAACTGGCTGACCATCTCCGCGCCCATGCAATCCATGACGGAGAAGCTGTTCGACGCGATGGGGCGGCCGGAGATGAAGTCCGACCCGCGCTTCGTCACGAACACTGCGCGGCTGGAGCACGTGGAGGCGCTGGAGGCGGAGATCACCGCTTGGCTCTCCACCCGGAGCGCCGCGGAGGCCTGGGCGACGCTGGACGCGGCGGGGGTGACCGCCGCGCCGATCCTCGATGCCGCGGGCCTCGCGGCCGATCCCCACGTCCTCTCCCGCGGGGTGTTCCGCGCGGTGGAGGATTCGGAACTGGGGGAGGTGACGGTGCCAGACGTCGTGCCGCGTCTCTCCGGGACGCCGGGCGCCGTGCGCCGGCCCGCGCCGGGAGTGGGCCAGGACAGCCGGGAAATCCTGGCGGAGGCGGGCCATGACGAGGCGGCGATCGAGGCGCTGATCGCGGCGAAAGTGGTGGCGGAGAGCAGGAAGGACGCGTGA
- a CDS encoding tripartite tricarboxylate transporter substrate binding protein has protein sequence MRCILRAALAAAVAWAAWYGTAAAQPVAPYPDRPVQVVVSWQAGGVVDTIGRALAQAMSDLSEGRFVVVNRDGASGIVGAQAVASARPDGLTIGFGPITPITTAAHTVRNVPFDVESFEYVCRVFENVLAVVVAEGSPHRTMPDLVATIRARPDTMTYGHFGTNSLGHLSFANIVRGLSLRVTDVPFRGETPIYPELLSGRLDFGMGTVGGARGKPVRLLAVFGDERSVAAPDVPSTRELGLPTLQPVLAGITVPRGTPAAVTARLDELCRKGTEEASFRAVMGRLGEPILYSGREAFTAQARRDNAEKVEVVRSLGLTPQ, from the coding sequence ATGAGGTGCATCCTGAGGGCCGCCCTGGCCGCGGCGGTGGCCTGGGCCGCCTGGTACGGCACGGCCGCGGCGCAGCCGGTGGCGCCCTACCCGGACCGGCCCGTGCAGGTGGTGGTGTCCTGGCAGGCGGGCGGCGTGGTGGACACGATCGGCCGCGCCCTGGCCCAGGCCATGTCGGACCTGTCCGAGGGGCGCTTCGTGGTGGTGAACCGCGACGGCGCCTCGGGCATCGTCGGGGCGCAGGCGGTGGCCTCGGCCAGGCCGGACGGCCTGACCATCGGCTTCGGGCCCATCACGCCGATCACCACCGCGGCACATACCGTGCGCAACGTGCCCTTCGACGTGGAATCATTCGAGTACGTCTGCCGCGTCTTCGAGAACGTGCTCGCCGTGGTGGTGGCGGAGGGCTCCCCGCACCGCACCATGCCGGATCTCGTCGCCACCATTCGCGCAAGGCCGGACACGATGACCTATGGGCACTTCGGGACGAACAGCCTCGGGCACCTCTCCTTCGCCAACATCGTGCGCGGCCTTTCCCTGCGCGTGACGGACGTGCCCTTCCGCGGGGAGACGCCGATCTACCCGGAGCTGCTGAGCGGCCGGTTGGACTTCGGCATGGGCACGGTGGGAGGCGCGCGCGGCAAGCCGGTGCGGCTGCTCGCCGTGTTCGGCGATGAGCGCAGCGTGGCCGCGCCGGATGTGCCGAGCACGCGGGAGCTGGGCCTGCCGACGCTGCAGCCCGTGCTGGCGGGGATCACCGTGCCGCGCGGGACGCCGGCCGCGGTCACGGCGCGGCTGGACGAGCTGTGCCGCAAGGGGACCGAGGAGGCCTCCTTCCGCGCGGTGATGGGCCGCCTGGGCGAGCCCATCCTGTATTCCGGGCGCGAGGCCTTCACCGCCCAGGCCCGGCGAGACAACGCCGAAAAGGTGGAGGTGGTGCGCTCCCTCGGGCTGACGCCGCAGTAG
- a CDS encoding hydroxymethylglutaryl-CoA lyase translates to MSDIPKRVHIQEEGPREGFQIEPGPIATADKIRLIEALAETGLDHIQVCSFVSPKIVPGWADAEDTVAGFKAKPGVRYTALWFNESGLNRALAFRDKLAISGSISLTASEGFTKKNLNRTHEENLAAMRKQTALHLSHDVPVRRIGVMAAFGCNYQGDISPAQVISTVEDGLAIAAEAGAEITDISLADTMGWAMPARIERVLGEVRSRWPEKRVTLHLHDTRGLAVANAHAALKMGIDRFDTTVGGLGGCPFAGQKGAAGNICSEELVLLCHEMGIETGVDLDALIEVGRMAEAIVGHQLPSELIHAGSLDAFRKAA, encoded by the coding sequence ATGTCCGACATTCCGAAGCGCGTCCACATCCAGGAGGAGGGACCGCGCGAGGGCTTCCAGATCGAGCCCGGCCCGATCGCTACCGCCGACAAGATCCGCCTGATCGAGGCGCTGGCCGAGACGGGGCTGGACCACATCCAGGTCTGCTCCTTCGTCAGCCCCAAGATCGTGCCGGGCTGGGCGGACGCCGAGGACACGGTGGCAGGGTTCAAGGCGAAGCCCGGCGTCCGCTACACGGCGCTGTGGTTCAACGAGAGCGGATTGAACCGCGCGCTCGCGTTCCGAGACAAGCTCGCCATCTCCGGCTCGATCTCGCTCACCGCGAGCGAGGGCTTCACGAAGAAGAACCTCAACCGCACGCATGAGGAGAACCTCGCGGCGATGCGGAAGCAGACCGCGCTGCACCTCTCCCACGACGTACCCGTGCGGCGGATCGGCGTGATGGCGGCCTTCGGCTGCAACTACCAGGGCGACATCTCGCCCGCGCAGGTGATCTCTACGGTCGAGGACGGGCTCGCTATCGCCGCCGAGGCCGGGGCGGAGATCACGGACATCTCGCTCGCGGACACGATGGGCTGGGCCATGCCCGCGCGGATCGAGCGCGTGCTCGGCGAAGTGCGGTCCCGCTGGCCGGAGAAGCGCGTCACGCTCCACCTGCACGACACGCGCGGCCTGGCGGTGGCCAACGCGCACGCCGCGCTGAAGATGGGCATTGACCGCTTCGACACCACGGTAGGCGGACTCGGGGGCTGCCCCTTCGCCGGCCAGAAGGGTGCCGCGGGCAACATCTGCTCGGAGGAGCTGGTGCTGCTCTGCCACGAGATGGGGATCGAGACCGGCGTGGACCTCGACGCGCTGATCGAAGTGGGGCGCATGGCCGAGGCGATCGTCGGCCACCAGCTGCCGAGCGAGCTGATCCACGCAGGCAGCCTGGACGCCTTCCGCAAGGCGGCCTGA
- a CDS encoding tripartite tricarboxylate transporter substrate binding protein — protein MLTRRQLAAAAGLATLGHAAGAQAQREAFPSRPVRLIVPYTPGGSVDLMARAFGTRLSTHTGQPTVVENRPGASTMLATEYVARAEPDGYTVLSGGTQLALMPHLGTRTPYDAERDITAVAVLTIVPYLLVVNAKLPVHNVRELIAYAKERPGVLNYASFGVGGAGHLAAEMFNLLAGTETVHIPYNGTAPGLNDVMGGRVAMSFCTIPPALPAIEAGRLRPLGLTGRQHLSALPGVPTIEEAGVPGYECVSMNVMFAPSGVPADRLQRLNDAVVKSLGDAELRKLLEEQGFVPAEPMTPAQAKVSFDISVTKLVDIIRRAKIQT, from the coding sequence ATGCTGACAAGACGCCAACTCGCGGCTGCTGCCGGCCTGGCCACGCTGGGACACGCCGCGGGCGCGCAGGCACAGCGGGAGGCTTTCCCGAGCCGGCCGGTCCGGCTGATCGTGCCGTACACACCGGGCGGCTCTGTCGATCTCATGGCGCGCGCCTTCGGTACCCGACTCTCGACCCACACGGGCCAGCCCACGGTTGTCGAGAACAGGCCGGGCGCTTCCACCATGCTCGCGACGGAGTACGTCGCGCGCGCCGAGCCGGATGGCTACACGGTGCTGTCGGGCGGCACGCAGCTGGCGCTGATGCCGCATTTGGGCACCCGCACGCCCTACGACGCGGAGCGCGACATCACCGCCGTCGCGGTGCTGACCATCGTGCCGTACCTGCTGGTGGTGAACGCGAAGCTCCCCGTCCACAATGTGAGGGAGCTGATCGCCTACGCGAAGGAGCGGCCAGGGGTGCTGAACTACGCCTCCTTCGGCGTCGGCGGGGCCGGGCACCTTGCGGCCGAGATGTTCAACCTGCTCGCCGGCACGGAGACGGTGCACATCCCCTACAACGGAACGGCGCCCGGGCTGAACGACGTGATGGGCGGGCGCGTCGCCATGAGCTTCTGCACCATTCCCCCTGCCCTGCCGGCAATCGAGGCCGGGCGGCTGCGGCCGCTGGGGCTGACGGGGCGCCAGCACCTTTCGGCCCTGCCGGGCGTGCCGACGATCGAGGAGGCGGGGGTTCCGGGCTACGAGTGCGTCAGCATGAACGTGATGTTCGCGCCCAGCGGCGTACCCGCCGACCGGCTGCAGCGGCTGAACGACGCGGTGGTGAAGTCGCTCGGCGATGCCGAGCTGCGTAAGCTTCTGGAGGAGCAGGGTTTCGTGCCCGCCGAGCCGATGACGCCCGCCCAGGCCAAGGTGAGCTTCGATATATCCGTCACCAAGCTGGTGGACATCATCCGGCGGGCGAAGATCCAGACCTGA
- a CDS encoding acyl-CoA dehydrogenase family protein, giving the protein MDVLLTDEQEMIRETARSFLEGECTPQLVRAMEADPLGYPPELWRKAAELGWQGLSLPEAYGGSEMPLVYLGLVLQEVGRAVAPLPLHSTAVAALTIAEAGSKAQCEAILPGVVSGDTILTWAFTEEDPRLRPEAVAMNAVQEGDHYLLSGRKMFVDDFVAADKFLVVCRTAPARSGSAGLSLLLVDTKAEGLSHKPLTTTAKDKQSEVTFNRVRVPVANLVGRAGEAWPVVERMLDRAAALLCAQMLGAARKDAEMAFDYAKMREAFGQPIGAFQSIQHICSDMVIWIDGGELLTYEALWRMDEGLPHAVEVSQAKAFCNEKCLASARNAQIIHGGIGFMMELDLHLWYRRIAAWGMRLGTTYDHRARVAAALIDFPGEVVLGQPVPVAGAAAEPERERRVA; this is encoded by the coding sequence ATGGATGTCCTGCTGACCGACGAACAGGAGATGATCCGCGAGACCGCGCGGAGCTTCCTGGAGGGCGAGTGCACGCCGCAGCTCGTGCGCGCGATGGAGGCCGACCCGCTCGGCTACCCGCCGGAGCTCTGGCGCAAGGCGGCGGAGCTGGGCTGGCAAGGCCTCTCGCTCCCCGAGGCCTATGGCGGCTCGGAAATGCCGCTCGTCTATCTCGGTCTTGTCCTCCAGGAGGTCGGGCGCGCCGTCGCGCCTCTGCCCTTGCACAGCACCGCCGTCGCGGCGCTCACGATTGCCGAGGCCGGCAGCAAGGCGCAGTGCGAGGCGATCCTGCCCGGCGTGGTGTCGGGCGACACGATCCTGACCTGGGCCTTCACCGAGGAGGACCCGCGCCTGCGGCCGGAGGCCGTGGCCATGAACGCCGTGCAGGAGGGCGATCACTACCTCCTCTCCGGCCGCAAGATGTTCGTGGACGACTTCGTCGCTGCGGACAAATTCCTCGTCGTATGCCGCACCGCGCCGGCGCGCAGCGGCAGCGCCGGCCTCTCGCTCCTTCTCGTGGATACGAAGGCGGAGGGCCTCTCGCACAAGCCCCTGACCACCACGGCCAAGGACAAGCAGAGCGAGGTCACCTTCAACCGCGTCCGCGTCCCCGTGGCCAACCTGGTCGGCCGCGCGGGCGAGGCCTGGCCGGTGGTGGAGCGGATGCTGGACCGCGCGGCGGCACTGCTCTGCGCGCAGATGCTCGGTGCCGCGCGCAAGGACGCCGAGATGGCCTTCGACTACGCCAAGATGCGCGAGGCCTTCGGCCAGCCCATCGGTGCTTTCCAATCCATCCAGCACATATGCTCGGACATGGTCATCTGGATCGACGGCGGCGAGCTGCTGACCTACGAGGCGCTGTGGCGGATGGACGAGGGCCTGCCGCACGCGGTCGAGGTCTCCCAGGCGAAGGCCTTCTGCAACGAGAAATGCCTTGCCTCCGCCCGCAACGCGCAGATCATCCATGGCGGCATCGGCTTCATGATGGAGCTGGACCTGCACCTCTGGTACCGGCGTATCGCCGCTTGGGGCATGCGCCTCGGCACCACCTACGACCATCGCGCGCGGGTCGCGGCGGCGCTGATCGACTTCCCCGGCGAGGTCGTGCTCGGCCAGCCCGTTCCCGTGGCCGGTGCGGCCGCGGAGCCGGAGCGGGAGCGCAGGGTGGCCTGA
- a CDS encoding acyl-CoA dehydrogenase family protein: MNFGYTPEQEALRREVNAFIAEHVTPEVLHDKEAQDDQMHGSGVADPFGPNMRELYGKLHARGWLGIAYPREYGGQGGDRISQYIVEEAFMRVGLNISLSGSGAPAIMAAGTEEQKRYYIPRLISREITFALGFTEPHAGADLANIRCRATRDGDHFVINGQKIYTTSGHLSSHIYLMARTDPSLPKREGLSIFIFPMDTPGITVRPLWSIQNNPRAPLGTTYGEARTNETFFDNVRVHESTLLGGENKGWKVAADGLNLDRVGAFRYVMSIRRDEDMVNWVKTTELEGYVDNPAIRDKVAELWIEAQVCRLMTMRSMSIVQRGRDFTYEGSAEKVWAPEHGVRTTEAITQMLGPYGQLLRGSPYAVEDGVFAHNVLGAFQSGVNHGGVTIMRDQVARRGLGLPAMRRPKAAAN, translated from the coding sequence ATGAATTTCGGTTACACGCCCGAGCAGGAGGCGCTGCGGCGCGAGGTCAACGCCTTCATTGCGGAGCATGTCACGCCCGAGGTGCTCCACGACAAGGAGGCCCAGGACGACCAGATGCACGGCTCCGGCGTGGCCGACCCCTTCGGTCCGAACATGCGGGAGCTCTACGGCAAGCTGCACGCCCGCGGCTGGCTCGGCATCGCCTACCCCAGGGAGTACGGCGGGCAGGGCGGCGACCGCATCAGCCAGTACATCGTGGAGGAGGCCTTCATGCGGGTCGGCCTCAACATCAGCCTCAGCGGCAGCGGCGCGCCGGCGATCATGGCGGCCGGCACCGAGGAGCAGAAACGCTACTACATCCCGCGCCTGATCAGCCGCGAGATTACCTTCGCCCTTGGCTTCACCGAGCCGCATGCGGGCGCCGACCTCGCCAATATCCGCTGCCGCGCGACGCGGGACGGCGACCACTTCGTGATCAACGGCCAGAAAATCTACACCACCTCCGGCCATCTCTCCTCCCACATTTACCTGATGGCGCGCACGGACCCGAGCCTGCCGAAGCGCGAGGGACTGTCCATCTTCATCTTCCCCATGGACACGCCGGGCATCACCGTGCGGCCGCTCTGGTCCATCCAGAACAACCCGCGCGCCCCGCTCGGCACCACCTATGGCGAGGCGCGGACGAACGAGACCTTCTTCGACAACGTGCGCGTCCACGAATCCACGCTGCTGGGCGGGGAGAACAAGGGCTGGAAGGTGGCGGCGGATGGCCTCAACCTCGATCGTGTCGGTGCCTTCCGCTACGTCATGTCGATCCGGCGCGACGAGGACATGGTCAACTGGGTCAAGACCACGGAGCTGGAAGGCTATGTGGACAACCCGGCGATCCGCGACAAGGTGGCGGAGCTGTGGATTGAGGCGCAGGTCTGCCGCCTTATGACAATGCGGAGCATGTCCATCGTCCAACGCGGCCGCGACTTCACCTATGAGGGCTCTGCCGAGAAGGTCTGGGCCCCCGAGCACGGCGTCCGCACGACGGAGGCGATCACGCAGATGCTCGGCCCCTACGGCCAGCTCCTGCGCGGCTCGCCGTACGCGGTGGAGGACGGGGTCTTCGCGCACAACGTCCTCGGCGCCTTCCAGTCCGGCGTGAACCACGGCGGCGTTACCATCATGCGGGACCAGGTGGCGCGCCGCGGCCTGGGCCTGCCGGCCATGCGCCGGCCCAAGGCCGCGGCGAACTGA
- a CDS encoding tripartite tricarboxylate transporter substrate binding protein, with the protein MRRRQFLCAGGGLLLPAGQGRAAGPWPTRPLRLLVPYAPGGGADILARTVMRHVSERLQQPIVVENRGGANTIIGTQQIVQSAPDGYNFVVGTSSLAMNPFLYRRLPFEAERDLVPVALLATVRFVLVVNPLLPVRSVQDLVAHGRAAPGGLIFGSYGAGSTAHLTGLLFGRAAGVEVTHVAYPGSSPVLIDLMAGRLAFAFSTILPAVPEIGNGRLRALAVTTPERVNALPHLPTMQEAWMPGFEAAGWNSVHAPAGTPEAALQRMSAEMLASLDMPEVRRFFGEQGYVIPPAERNTPAALAALQRSDAGKWGRIIEDASVRLD; encoded by the coding sequence ATGCGGCGAAGGCAATTCCTGTGCGCGGGCGGCGGCCTGCTGCTACCGGCCGGCCAGGGCCGCGCGGCCGGGCCCTGGCCCACGCGGCCGTTGCGGCTGCTGGTTCCCTACGCGCCCGGCGGCGGCGCCGACATCCTCGCCCGCACCGTCATGCGCCACGTCTCGGAGCGGCTGCAGCAGCCGATCGTGGTCGAGAACCGCGGCGGCGCGAACACCATCATCGGCACCCAGCAGATCGTCCAGTCGGCGCCGGACGGCTACAACTTCGTCGTCGGCACGTCCTCGCTGGCGATGAATCCTTTCCTCTACCGACGCCTTCCATTCGAGGCGGAGCGCGACCTGGTGCCGGTGGCGCTGCTGGCCACGGTGCGCTTCGTGCTGGTGGTGAACCCGCTGCTTCCAGTGCGCTCGGTGCAGGACCTTGTCGCCCACGGCCGCGCGGCGCCGGGCGGGCTGATCTTCGGCTCCTACGGGGCGGGCAGCACGGCGCATCTCACGGGGCTGCTCTTCGGCCGGGCGGCCGGGGTCGAGGTGACGCATGTCGCCTATCCCGGCTCGTCGCCCGTGCTCATCGACCTCATGGCCGGGCGGCTCGCCTTCGCTTTCAGCACCATCCTCCCCGCCGTGCCGGAGATCGGGAACGGGCGCCTGCGCGCCCTGGCGGTCACGACGCCGGAGCGGGTGAACGCCCTGCCGCACTTGCCGACGATGCAGGAGGCCTGGATGCCCGGTTTCGAGGCGGCCGGCTGGAACTCCGTCCACGCCCCCGCGGGAACGCCCGAGGCGGCGCTGCAGCGGATGAGCGCCGAGATGCTGGCCTCGCTGGACATGCCGGAGGTCCGCCGCTTCTTCGGGGAGCAGGGCTACGTCATCCCGCCCGCCGAGCGGAACACCCCGGCCGCCCTCGCCGCCCTGCAGCGGAGCGATGCCGGGAAGTGGGGCCGAATCATCGAGGACGCCTCGGTCCGGCTGGATTGA
- a CDS encoding MaoC family dehydratase N-terminal domain-containing protein, which translates to MTLLTDEVRSYIGREGPAFAACDAVEAGAVRRYAQAIMDPDPAYASDREGLRYGGAVAPPLYPSFMFRTPFGTPDVLTERAHDPDFDGIVMGVGNGLPELPLHGLALLNGGAEVEFFAYARHGERVLQKSRIADIQEKQTKSGPMLLVIFETEFTNEAGQLLLRSRKTIIRR; encoded by the coding sequence ATGACGCTGCTGACGGACGAGGTGCGGTCCTACATCGGGCGGGAGGGGCCGGCCTTCGCGGCCTGCGACGCCGTGGAGGCCGGTGCGGTCCGCCGCTACGCTCAGGCCATCATGGATCCGGATCCGGCCTACGCCTCGGACCGGGAAGGATTGCGCTACGGCGGGGCGGTGGCGCCGCCGCTCTATCCCTCCTTCATGTTTCGCACGCCCTTCGGCACCCCCGACGTTCTGACGGAGCGCGCGCACGATCCCGACTTCGACGGCATCGTGATGGGCGTGGGGAACGGCCTCCCGGAGCTGCCCCTGCACGGCCTGGCGCTGCTGAACGGCGGCGCGGAGGTGGAGTTCTTCGCCTATGCCCGCCACGGCGAGCGCGTGCTGCAGAAGTCCCGCATCGCGGATATTCAGGAGAAGCAGACGAAGTCCGGACCGATGCTCCTCGTGATCTTCGAGACGGAGTTCACGAACGAGGCGGGCCAGCTCCTGCTGCGCTCCCGCAAGACCATCATCCGGCGGTGA